From Daucus carota subsp. sativus chromosome 6, DH1 v3.0, whole genome shotgun sequence, the proteins below share one genomic window:
- the LOC108225200 gene encoding cytochrome P450 CYP94D108 translates to MELISTIFSLILFFTPFIFFYFFHLPNPKYGFKSYPLLGSLPDFIKNRHRFLEWSTEILAGCPTNTAVFRRPGKIHGVITANPSNVQHMLKTNFENYPKGPRFITLLQDFLGQGIFNSDGHIWKVQRKTASYEFNTNSLRNFIVHISTAELQTGLIPVLREAAERNRVVDLQDLLERFAFDNICKLAFNVDPGCLKGVGNNAGSEFMKAFESAATLSAGRFMYIFLFVYRIKKFFNMGSEMQLRDSIRIVHEFADNIIRSRLQERVERKGEDLLSRFIQDSSNSAEMLRDIVISFILAGRDTTSSLLTWFIWLLSSRPNVVDKILQELKKIREYDTDSDTYSFDELREMQYLHAAISEALRLYPPVPVDTKLCENDDVLPDGTVIKKGWFATYNTYAMGRMESIWGKDCLEYRPERWLDENGVCKQESSFKFPVFHAGPRICLGKDMAYIQMKSIAASVIKRFTFEVVNVKEDAIPEHVLSLTLRMKEGLHVSVKERLLET, encoded by the coding sequence ATGGAACTAATATCAACCATCTTTTCCCTCATCCTCTTCTTCACtcccttcattttcttttacttttttcATTTACCAAACCCTAAATACGGCTTTAAATCCTACCCACTCCTCGGATCCTTACCCGACTTCATCAAGAACCGCCACCGCTTTCTCGAGTGGAGCACCGAAATTCTCGCGGGCTGCCCCACCAACACCGCCGTCTTCCGCCGCCCCGGAAAGATCCACGGCGTCATCACAGCCAACCCATCAAACGTGCAACACATGCTCAAAACCAACTTTGAGAATTACCCAAAAGGCCCTCGCTTCATCACACTCCTCCAAGACTTTCTTGGACAAGGTATATTTAACTCGGATGGGCATATCTGGAAAGTCCAACGTAAGACAGCCAGTTATGAGTTTAACACCAACTCACTCCGGAACTTTATTGTTCACATCTCAACGGCTGAGTTACAAACCGGTTTGATTCCGGTTCTTCGTGAGGCCGCTGAAAGAAACCGGGTTGTTGATTTGCAGGACCTTTTGGAACGGTTCGCTTTTGATAATATTTGCAAGCTTGCGTTTAATGTGGATCCGGGTTGTTTAAAAGGGGTTGGAAATAATGCTGGCAGCGAGTTCATGAAGGCGTTTGAATCGGCCGCTACGTTGAGTGCCGGCCGGTTCATGTACATTTTTTTGTTCGTGTACAGGATTAAAAAGTTTTTTAATATGGGGTCTGAAATGCAGCTGAGGGATTCAATCAGGATCGTTCATGAGTTTGCGGATAATATTATACGGTCGAGATTACAGGAACGAGTTGAGCGAAAAGGCGAGGATTTGTTATCCCGGTTTATTCAAGACTCGAGCAACTCGGCCGAGATGCTACGAGATATTGTTATAAGCTTTATTTTAGCAGGCCGTGACACAACTTCATCATTGTTAACCTGGTTTATCTGGCTATTATCATCTAGGCCAAATGTGGTTGATAAAATACTCCAAGAGCTTAAAAAAATTCGAGAATATGATACGGATTCGGATACGTATAGCTTCGATGAGCTACGTGAGATGCAGTATCTCCATGCAGCGATATCGGAAGCGTTACGGTTGTATCCACCTGTACCGGTTGACACCAAGTTGTGTGAGAATGATGATGTTCTGCCAGATGGTACAGTGATCAAGAAGGGGTGGTTTGCAACATACAATACCTATGCAATGGGGAGAATGGAGAGCATTTGGGGCAAAGATTGCCTCGAGTATAGGCCGGAGAGGTGgctggatgagaatggagtgtGCAAGCAAGAAAGTTCATTTAAGTTTCCGGTTTTTCATGCAGGTCCGAGGATTTGCTTAGGGAAAGACATGGCTTATATTCAGATGAAGTCTATTGCGGCATCAGTGATCAAAAGGTTTACGTTTGAGGTTGTGAATGTCAAGGAAGATGCTATTCCTGAGCATGTTTTATCTTTGACCTTGAGGATGAAAGAGGGGTTACATGTTAGTGTGAAAGAAAGGCTCCTGGAGACCTGA